From Natrinema salinisoli:
TGATTGTTTAAAGGCGAGAAGTGGGTTCGTACTTTTTTGGATGTAGCCCCGGGCGGATTCGAATGGGGATACAGTGGCAGTGGTCCAGCGCAACTCGCGCTCGCCCGCCTGCTTGATCACATCGACGATGAGGAGGTGGCACTTGCAGAATGCATGACGTTCAAGACCGAGGTGGTGAGCCAGCTAGAATGTACAAGACCCGACGGCTGCTGGCTGTAGAATCGAGTGGTCTTACACCGAACCAGCGTCTCGAAGCACCGAACCGTCGATTGATTAAGTCTGGTATCACAACGACTCCAGATATGGGGACGCTCCAGGGGTGCGTTGCTTATGAGAACGCGCACCAGAATCGGACGCAGATTCTACGACGACTCAAGTGGAAGGCTAAAGAATTGCGTAAAAATGAAGATCAGGGTCCGTACTTAACCAACAATATGCGGGTTGGTTCACCTATTGTTGGTTAACAGTATGTAGTCTCAGGTTTTTCACGCCCCCCGGAGAAGGCGAGGGCTCCATCGAAGGCCCTCGTCCAGAGGTGACTTCCTGTGAGTCAACAACAGAATGCCGACAACATTTCAATCGACGATATCCCGGTCGATATCGACAACACGCAATCAGAGGACATCGATCCCGCTGACGTCCCCGACGAAATCGGGTCCATCACCCGTGGGCTTGCCGGCGAGCATCCACCGACAAATCCGCTGGTCATTCTCAAAGCAGCTCGCTGGTGGTACATCCATGGGAAGGGCGGAACGGATCCCGCCTTCCGGTGGGCCATCGAATGGGTGCGTCACCTTGCAACCGACACGCCAAGCGACGTTGAGCGATTCAACGAGTTCCTCGAGTACCTCGTCACGGTCGGCTTCGCTGACGAACGCCACGAACTCCGCTGACCGACAGCTCGGTTTTTTGTACGCCCCTGAGGGGTGCGGCGCGGTCTGAACAGACGCAGTCGCCGTGAACTGGATTCGGTGAACACAATGTCCACGACCAGAGATTCGTCGGTCTCTTTCGAGCAGACCGACACGCGATCCGACGAGATGAACAGCACCATCGAACAGTGGATCGACGAGCTCGTCGCCGGCGTCGACGACGCACAGGCTAGCGACGAGTTTCAAGAGTGGCTCGACGTTCAGAGTCGCTTCCACGACTATTCGTATCGAAACACGCTCCTCATCAAGCGGCAGTGTCCCGAGGCAACCCGCGTCGCTGGGTATCGGACCTGGCAGGAAGAGTTCGATCGTCACGTCCAGGAAGGCGAGTCAGCTATCTGGATCTGGGCGCCGATCATTACGAAGCAGTGCCCGGAGTGCGAGAATTCGCCAAGCTATCACGAGGACAGCGACTGTGACTACGACGAGACGCCGCCCGAAAAGTGGTCGAAAGGCCTGGTCGGATTCAAGCCAACCCCGGTGTTCGACATATCTCAAACCGAGGGCGAGTCGCTCCCCGACCTCGACACGGAAGCGACCGGGGACGCTGGCGACCTCGTCGCCCAACTGACTGAGACCGCTGATGAACTCGGCGTTACGGTACGAATCGTTCCAAGAGAAGAGTGGACGCACGGGGGGGCGAAGGGCGTCTGTGAGCAGTTGAGTCTTTTTGACGTGCAGCCGCTTGTTGAGGTTCGTGATCGGGAGAACGATGCTGATCTCGCACGGACGCTGA
This genomic window contains:
- a CDS encoding ArdC-like ssDNA-binding domain-containing protein, which encodes MSTTRDSSVSFEQTDTRSDEMNSTIEQWIDELVAGVDDAQASDEFQEWLDVQSRFHDYSYRNTLLIKRQCPEATRVAGYRTWQEEFDRHVQEGESAIWIWAPIITKQCPECENSPSYHEDSDCDYDETPPEKWSKGLVGFKPTPVFDISQTEGESLPDLDTEATGDAGDLVAQLTETADELGVTVRIVPREEWTHGGAKGVCEQLSLFDVQPLVEVRDRENDADLARTLIHEYAHALLHFDVNDDTELSKREVEAEAVAYVVGRYFGLDTSGSAFYLAAWESDDPEVVRNRLERISRTAEEIIDAVDEVTEDE